In the Palaeococcus pacificus DY20341 genome, one interval contains:
- the hisS gene encoding histidine--tRNA ligase, whose protein sequence is MAKQELARVKGTRDLLPEDMAKRRWVFERIREVFERYGFKEILTPTFEYTKLFQLRSGEEVVDQLYAFEDKGGRNISLRPDLTSSVARLFVNSFQTAPKPIRWYYITNMFRYEEPQSGRLREFWQAGVELIGSQKVEADAEVIALLIESYLATGLKEFTVNVGDRVILDEFAKMLGVKDDIGLMRFIDKKDKIEKEEFVKGLKDFGLDDEGVEKVLALIELKGKPDEVLPKAYELFTSDVATEELKRIEELFELLDSYGVGEYALIDFGIARGFDYYTSIVFEAIAPNELGIGSIGGGGRYDNLIEVFGGRPTPATGFAIGIERLIPILENKGLLPELKIGSDVFIAYIGKELEVRKKVIELTQDLRRSGIRAEYDVQGRKLRKALDYANAQGIPYVVILGKRDLAEGKATIRDMESGEQFVVGLGEVVKKVKELLGE, encoded by the coding sequence ATGGCAAAGCAAGAGTTGGCGAGAGTTAAAGGAACGAGAGATCTGCTTCCAGAGGATATGGCAAAGAGACGCTGGGTATTTGAGAGGATAAGGGAAGTTTTCGAGCGCTACGGCTTTAAAGAGATTTTGACTCCAACTTTCGAGTACACAAAGCTCTTCCAGCTTAGGAGTGGAGAGGAGGTTGTAGATCAGCTCTATGCCTTTGAGGATAAAGGTGGAAGGAACATCTCGCTTAGACCAGACTTAACCTCAAGTGTCGCTCGATTATTTGTGAACTCTTTCCAAACAGCTCCAAAGCCCATAAGATGGTACTACATAACAAACATGTTCCGCTATGAAGAGCCTCAAAGCGGCCGCTTGAGGGAGTTCTGGCAGGCAGGAGTTGAGCTCATAGGCTCTCAAAAAGTTGAGGCCGATGCGGAGGTTATAGCGCTTTTAATCGAGTCCTACTTAGCCACCGGACTTAAAGAATTCACTGTTAATGTTGGAGATAGGGTTATTTTGGATGAATTCGCTAAAATGCTGGGTGTTAAGGACGATATAGGTCTAATGCGCTTCATCGATAAGAAAGATAAGATAGAGAAAGAAGAATTTGTAAAGGGCTTAAAGGACTTTGGGCTCGATGATGAAGGAGTGGAAAAAGTTTTGGCTTTGATTGAGCTTAAAGGCAAACCGGATGAAGTTTTGCCCAAGGCCTACGAGCTCTTTACGAGCGACGTTGCAACTGAAGAACTTAAGCGTATCGAAGAGCTTTTCGAACTTTTGGACTCTTATGGGGTTGGCGAATATGCTTTGATAGACTTTGGAATTGCGAGGGGCTTTGATTACTACACAAGCATAGTCTTTGAGGCGATAGCTCCAAACGAGCTGGGTATAGGCTCAATTGGTGGTGGAGGAAGATATGACAACTTGATAGAGGTCTTTGGAGGAAGGCCAACTCCTGCGACAGGCTTTGCAATTGGAATAGAGCGTTTGATCCCAATCTTGGAGAACAAAGGTCTTTTGCCTGAGCTTAAGATTGGAAGTGATGTCTTTATAGCTTACATCGGAAAGGAGCTGGAAGTCAGGAAGAAAGTAATAGAGCTTACCCAGGATCTCAGAAGGAGCGGAATTAGAGCAGAATATGATGTCCAAGGACGCAAATTGAGGAAGGCATTGGACTATGCAAATGCCCAGGGAATTCCTTATGTTGTAATACTTGGAAAGCGCGACTTGGCCGAAGGAAAAGCCACTATCAGAGATATGGAGAGCGGAGAGCAGTTTGTTGTTGGCCTTGGTGAGGTAGTGAAAAAGGTTAAAGAGCTTTTGGGAGAATAA
- a CDS encoding pyruvate/ketoisovalerate ferredoxin oxidoreductase subunit gamma produces the protein MIEIRFHGRGGQGAVTAANILAGAAFTEGKYVQAFPFFGVERRGAPVTAFTRIDEKPIRIKTQIYEPDVVVVLDPSLLQVVDVTAGLKEGGIVIVNTEKSKEEVLELLKKKPKKLAIVDATSIALEVLGLPITNTSILGAVAKATGIVKIESVESAIKDTFSGELGEKNAKAAREAFEKTEIYEI, from the coding sequence ATGATAGAAATTCGTTTTCACGGTAGAGGTGGACAAGGTGCTGTTACTGCGGCCAACATATTAGCAGGAGCTGCATTTACAGAGGGCAAGTACGTCCAAGCATTCCCATTCTTTGGTGTTGAGAGAAGAGGAGCACCAGTCACAGCTTTTACAAGAATCGACGAGAAGCCCATTAGGATAAAGACTCAAATTTATGAGCCAGATGTTGTCGTTGTTTTAGATCCATCCCTCCTCCAAGTCGTTGATGTTACGGCTGGTCTTAAAGAGGGAGGAATTGTTATTGTAAACACAGAGAAGAGCAAGGAAGAAGTTCTTGAGCTCCTTAAGAAGAAGCCAAAGAAGCTCGCCATTGTTGACGCTACAAGCATAGCCCTCGAGGTTCTTGGATTACCAATTACAAACACCTCAATATTGGGTGCAGTTGCTAAGGCAACGGGCATAGTCAAGATTGAGAGCGTTGAGAGTGCTATTAAAGACACATTCTCCGGCGAACTTGGCGAAAAGAACGCTAAGGCTGCAAGAGAAGCCTTTGAAAAGACAGAAATTTATGAGATTTGA
- a CDS encoding 3-methyl-2-oxobutanoate dehydrogenase subunit delta, whose amino-acid sequence MNTLFGSKKDEAKKLTFTSESEYPEAPITLGTTLINFTGDWRTFIPEIDESKCVKCYICWKFCPEPSIYIKEDGYVAVDYDYCKGCGICANECPTKAITMVREEK is encoded by the coding sequence TTGAACACCCTATTTGGGAGTAAAAAAGATGAAGCAAAAAAGCTCACATTCACAAGTGAGAGTGAGTACCCTGAAGCGCCAATCACCCTTGGCACGACCCTGATAAACTTCACTGGGGACTGGAGGACATTTATACCAGAAATTGATGAATCTAAGTGTGTAAAGTGTTACATCTGCTGGAAGTTCTGCCCGGAGCCTTCCATATACATCAAAGAAGATGGCTACGTTGCAGTGGACTACGACTATTGTAAGGGTTGTGGAATTTGTGCGAATGAGTGCCCAACAAAGGCAATAACCATGGTTAGAGAAGAGAAGTGA
- the hflX gene encoding GTPase HflX gives MKVIGVIRHSQRKRVSREEFEELLSSAGYEVLDIIEQVREESPRYNIGKGKVQEIKVKIEELKPDKVIFANRLTPSQAYNLSKELGIEIIDKWQLVLEIFEKRARSKEAKLQVELANLQYELPIVKEAIRRIKLGDKAGFKGMGQYQTQQYLKHIRYRMGKIRKELERVKADRAVKRKRREEVGFILLALAGYTNAGKSTLLNALTREEVAVKNQMFTTLGTITRAFKVSRKKVLVTDTVGFIDNLPPFIVEAFHSTLEEIVQADIILLVLDASEPWTEIKRKFLASIHVLRELKSLDKPIIAVLNKNDLTTPEDIKDKKEEIKKLADSRGLVIFDVVSISAKLNDLDELFDALDRLILTLPKFKLFEIIVGDIEKVPRVLSLLNSIGEIVEVKENEETRILAYIQMGMIKELTKLGVELKQAGESKELEDS, from the coding sequence ATGAAGGTTATAGGTGTAATTAGACATTCCCAGAGAAAAAGGGTCAGCAGAGAAGAATTTGAAGAGCTTTTAAGTAGTGCAGGCTATGAGGTTCTTGACATTATAGAGCAGGTTAGAGAAGAGAGTCCCCGCTACAACATAGGTAAAGGAAAGGTGCAGGAGATTAAGGTCAAAATTGAAGAGCTTAAGCCAGATAAAGTTATTTTTGCAAACCGTCTCACTCCTTCTCAGGCCTACAACCTATCTAAGGAACTTGGCATAGAAATTATAGACAAATGGCAGCTCGTTTTAGAGATATTTGAGAAGAGAGCTCGTTCTAAGGAAGCTAAGCTTCAAGTTGAGCTTGCCAACCTTCAGTATGAGCTCCCTATAGTAAAAGAAGCAATTAGAAGGATCAAGCTTGGAGATAAGGCAGGTTTCAAGGGAATGGGTCAGTATCAAACACAGCAGTATCTCAAGCACATTCGCTATAGGATGGGTAAAATTAGGAAGGAGCTTGAGAGGGTTAAAGCTGATAGGGCAGTAAAGAGAAAGAGGAGGGAAGAGGTTGGCTTTATTCTTTTGGCTTTGGCAGGATACACAAATGCGGGTAAGTCTACCCTTTTAAATGCGCTGACGAGAGAAGAGGTGGCTGTTAAGAATCAAATGTTCACAACATTAGGCACAATTACTAGGGCGTTCAAAGTAAGCAGAAAAAAGGTTTTAGTTACTGATACCGTTGGGTTTATAGACAATCTACCTCCATTCATTGTGGAGGCTTTTCATTCGACACTTGAGGAGATTGTACAGGCTGATATAATTCTCCTTGTTTTGGATGCAAGTGAGCCTTGGACTGAGATAAAAAGGAAGTTTTTGGCTTCAATTCACGTTCTAAGAGAGCTCAAGTCGCTTGATAAGCCAATAATAGCTGTGCTCAATAAGAATGATTTGACAACTCCCGAAGACATTAAAGACAAAAAAGAGGAGATAAAAAAATTGGCGGATTCGAGGGGTTTGGTAATCTTTGATGTGGTTTCTATATCCGCTAAGCTGAATGATCTTGATGAGCTCTTTGATGCTTTGGATAGGCTGATTTTGACTTTACCAAAGTTTAAGCTGTTTGAGATTATCGTTGGAGATATTGAAAAAGTTCCGAGGGTTTTATCTCTTTTGAACTCCATTGGGGAGATTGTAGAGGTAAAGGAGAATGAAGAAACAAGGATTTTAGCTTACATTCAAATGGGAATGATAAAGGAGCTAACAAAGCTTGGTGTGGAATTAAAGCAGGCTGGCGAGAGCAAAGAGCTTGAAGATAGCTAA
- a CDS encoding nascent polypeptide-associated complex protein, which translates to MKGMNPKQMQRMMKQLGIKMEELEGVEEVIIRMKNKEIVIKEPSVTVITAMGEKSYQIVGKEEVKELLNISEEDIKLVMEQTGADYEAAKKALEETKGDLAEAIIKLQGA; encoded by the coding sequence ATGAAAGGTATGAATCCAAAACAGATGCAGAGAATGATGAAGCAGCTCGGAATTAAGATGGAGGAGCTTGAAGGTGTTGAAGAGGTCATCATCAGGATGAAAAACAAGGAAATTGTTATCAAAGAGCCCTCTGTCACGGTAATCACTGCAATGGGAGAGAAGAGCTATCAAATAGTTGGTAAAGAAGAAGTCAAAGAACTCTTAAACATAAGTGAAGAGGACATAAAGCTCGTTATGGAGCAGACTGGAGCTGATTATGAAGCCGCTAAAAAAGCCTTGGAAGAAACAAAAGGTGACTTAGCTGAAGCAATTATAAAGCTCCAAGGAGCTTGA
- a CDS encoding MarC family protein, translated as MLEVGLKEILSAALLMIIMIDPSDKILLVTLLKEDFHLEDIKQLIVRANFIGLLLLVIFAVAGKIILQDIFHIELDALRVAGGFVLFKIGLEALEGGGMVTLKKEKNILALAAVPVATPLIAGPAAITTAITLTAEYSISVSVAATFLAILATALIMFVTLYVAENVSKTTLGVFIRIIGLFTMAIGAQMMVQGAGGILVNILLNA; from the coding sequence ATGCTTGAGGTGGGATTAAAGGAAATATTGAGCGCGGCGCTGCTCATGATAATTATGATTGATCCGAGTGATAAGATACTCCTCGTTACACTGCTGAAGGAAGATTTCCACTTGGAAGACATAAAACAGCTTATAGTTAGGGCCAACTTTATAGGGCTCCTGCTTTTGGTTATATTTGCGGTAGCTGGGAAAATAATACTCCAGGATATCTTTCACATAGAGCTTGACGCGTTGAGGGTGGCAGGTGGCTTTGTGCTTTTTAAAATTGGTCTGGAAGCATTAGAAGGCGGTGGTATGGTAACGCTCAAGAAAGAGAAGAACATACTTGCTTTAGCTGCTGTTCCTGTTGCTACGCCTCTAATCGCAGGTCCAGCAGCAATAACCACCGCAATTACGCTCACCGCTGAATACAGCATAAGCGTTTCAGTTGCAGCAACATTTTTGGCAATACTCGCGACAGCCCTCATAATGTTTGTAACCCTTTATGTGGCCGAGAATGTTAGTAAAACAACATTGGGTGTCTTCATTAGAATAATAGGTCTCTTCACGATGGCCATCGGTGCTCAGATGATGGTCCAGGGGGCCGGAGGTATTTTGGTGAACATCCTCTTAAACGCTTAG
- a CDS encoding phospholipid carrier-dependent glycosyltransferase, which translates to MKEETKRIIYIAIIALSLISLFWYSYNEASSNKLKDYIGDEVWYVSASRNILHLLGAELHYFNENTSSYGVNILLPEGLSEDEAYKFRLKIWRIASEYNYTLYVKYENFPAVYYDIPEENYNSFLQSVSKLNVTLIPGFKYPDKENIQNYLNTEHPYLAKGIISLGMLIEDEPIYWRLPGIIAHLIIALLVFLAAYEISKSYLASFIAFFFVVLDPLLFATGIAAMLDIHVAFFTALFVYFMIRGSDSLTGISIGLAAATKLNGAFPYPVFFLKLLRDWRRKEKSLIDALLNGVFIPGIAFIAANIPVMVAIGAERWIRELLGSFKWHLSFKGEHPANSPFWQWFINLKPFPFHYNPDIFAYTDPILMLAMVAMIFAIPYAAKKRGKLLIPFGAFWSIIAFYALQWILGGKTQFSFYATPLVPAAAVSIGVFAKDVIKWEYFEESLGMYWEWLKRAFNCVVMLIRRHESKKRDEKSLIDENVKKEKSNDDIGTG; encoded by the coding sequence ATGAAGGAAGAAACTAAAAGAATAATTTACATTGCTATCATTGCACTATCTCTTATAAGTCTTTTTTGGTACTCCTACAATGAGGCCTCGAGCAATAAGCTGAAAGACTACATAGGCGACGAGGTATGGTATGTTTCAGCTTCGCGGAATATTCTCCACCTCTTAGGAGCTGAACTGCACTACTTCAACGAAAACACAAGCTCTTATGGTGTGAACATATTACTCCCTGAAGGACTGAGCGAAGATGAGGCCTACAAGTTCAGACTCAAGATATGGCGCATAGCCTCGGAATACAACTATACACTTTACGTCAAGTATGAAAATTTCCCTGCTGTTTACTATGATATTCCTGAAGAGAACTATAATAGCTTTCTCCAAAGTGTTTCAAAGCTCAACGTTACATTGATTCCTGGTTTTAAATATCCGGATAAGGAAAACATCCAAAATTACCTAAATACTGAGCACCCATATTTGGCTAAGGGGATAATCTCGCTCGGCATGCTCATAGAGGACGAGCCCATTTATTGGCGCCTCCCTGGAATCATCGCCCATTTGATAATCGCTCTTTTAGTGTTTTTAGCTGCTTATGAGATTAGTAAGAGCTATTTAGCATCATTTATAGCATTCTTCTTCGTGGTTTTAGATCCTCTCCTTTTTGCCACAGGTATAGCTGCAATGCTTGACATTCACGTTGCATTCTTTACAGCGCTGTTTGTATATTTCATGATTAGGGGAAGCGATAGTCTCACCGGAATTTCTATAGGGCTGGCAGCAGCAACAAAGCTCAACGGTGCCTTTCCATATCCGGTGTTCTTTTTAAAGTTGCTCCGTGATTGGCGGAGAAAGGAAAAGAGCCTTATAGATGCGCTCCTAAATGGGGTTTTCATCCCGGGCATTGCATTTATAGCTGCCAATATCCCTGTAATGGTGGCCATAGGTGCTGAGAGGTGGATTAGGGAACTTTTGGGCTCGTTTAAGTGGCATTTAAGCTTTAAGGGAGAGCATCCAGCTAATTCGCCATTCTGGCAGTGGTTCATAAATCTAAAGCCCTTCCCCTTCCACTACAACCCAGATATATTTGCTTACACAGATCCAATTTTAATGCTTGCAATGGTGGCAATGATCTTTGCAATCCCTTACGCTGCAAAGAAGAGGGGGAAGCTTCTCATTCCCTTTGGTGCTTTTTGGAGTATTATAGCGTTTTATGCTCTTCAGTGGATTCTGGGGGGAAAGACGCAATTCAGCTTCTATGCAACTCCCTTGGTTCCTGCAGCTGCAGTGTCCATAGGAGTTTTTGCAAAGGATGTGATAAAGTGGGAGTACTTCGAGGAATCCCTTGGGATGTACTGGGAATGGCTCAAGAGGGCATTTAATTGCGTTGTGATGCTCATTAGAAGGCATGAATCTAAAAAAAGAGACGAGAAAAGTTTAATAGATGAAAATGTTAAGAAAGAAAAGAGCAATGATGATATCGGCACTGGCTGA
- a CDS encoding inorganic phosphate transporter produces the protein MDALIIAVFAVGFYIAWNIGANDSANAMGTAVGANILSFKQATLTIAVFVLVGAYLEGYKVMKTVGKGIIPEGYLTLQLAVIALLAAGLWVTIATIRGLPVSTTQAIIGGVVGVGVAIRAPVEWHTLTKIAGAWIVSPIVAALVSSILYKIYGIVVNNIKSVRSIELLYKWLAVLGGSYMAFNFGANEVANATGPLVGAGVIEPEIAGIFGAISLSLGALTFSYAVMHTVGKEITSLGPISAFAAQFGSAIAVSAANILGLPVSSSQAIVGGVMGVGLVTGHGINKKTLADIAFGWIATPLTAVFFALAIFKLFALASLL, from the coding sequence ATGGATGCGTTGATTATAGCAGTTTTCGCAGTCGGTTTTTACATCGCTTGGAACATAGGAGCAAATGACAGCGCAAACGCCATGGGGACAGCTGTGGGGGCAAATATACTCTCCTTTAAGCAAGCAACACTAACGATAGCAGTTTTTGTGTTAGTTGGGGCATATTTAGAGGGGTACAAAGTAATGAAAACTGTAGGAAAGGGCATAATCCCCGAAGGGTATTTAACACTCCAATTGGCAGTTATAGCCCTCTTAGCTGCTGGCCTTTGGGTCACCATAGCAACGATTAGAGGCCTTCCTGTGTCAACAACCCAAGCTATAATCGGAGGCGTTGTGGGGGTTGGAGTGGCAATAAGAGCTCCGGTGGAGTGGCACACATTAACAAAAATAGCTGGAGCTTGGATTGTTTCCCCCATCGTAGCAGCTTTAGTTTCAAGTATTCTCTACAAAATTTATGGTATTGTGGTTAATAACATAAAAAGCGTTAGAAGCATTGAATTGCTCTATAAGTGGCTTGCTGTTTTGGGAGGCTCTTACATGGCCTTTAACTTCGGTGCAAACGAAGTTGCAAATGCTACCGGTCCGCTGGTAGGCGCTGGAGTAATTGAGCCAGAGATAGCAGGCATTTTTGGCGCTATAAGCCTCTCGTTGGGAGCACTAACATTCAGCTATGCCGTTATGCACACCGTTGGAAAAGAAATAACGTCTTTAGGCCCAATATCAGCATTCGCGGCTCAATTTGGCTCTGCCATAGCGGTCAGCGCCGCAAATATTTTGGGCTTGCCTGTAAGCTCAAGTCAAGCGATTGTAGGAGGCGTTATGGGCGTAGGCCTAGTTACAGGCCACGGTATAAACAAAAAAACTCTCGCTGATATCGCGTTTGGATGGATTGCAACACCTTTGACGGCAGTTTTCTTCGCTTTAGCTATCTTCAAGCTCTTTGCTCTCGCCAGCCTGCTTTAA